GCCCAGCCTTTTGGCCGTTTCTCCGATCCGTCCGTTGCATTCCTCCAGGACCTGATTAATGTATTGTTCCTCAAACTTACCTACGACTTCTTTTAGAGTGCCGCTCCATCCCATTAAGTTCAAACAATCATTCTGGCCAGGACGCCTGGATGCGATAGGCGCCGCTAAAGCAAGGAGCTCCGCGGGGTAGTCTGGCAAACTGCAAATCACCGTTCTTTCGATCAAATTGCGGAGTTCTCTCACATTTCCCGGCCAATTATGCTTTTTAAAGGCATCCAGTGTATCCGGGTTCAGTTTAATATTGGAATCATACTGTTTATTGAAATCGGCCAGAAATTTCATCGCCAGCGCTTCAATATCTTCCGGTCTTTCCTTTAGCGGCGGAATGCGAATGGGAATAACATGCAAGCGGTAGTAAAGATCTTTGCGGAACAAGCCCTGCTCGGTCATCTGGAGCAAGTCTCTGTTGGTCGCGGCAATTAATCTGAAATCGATCTTTCTGTCAGCATTGCTTCCCACCCTGCGGATTCCATTGGTTTCCAGAACCCGGAGCAGTTTCGATTGCGGCGCCAGCGGAAGTTCCGCAATTTCGTCCAGGAACAAGGTGCCCTGGTGGGCAGCCTCGAACAGACCGACTTTACCGTTGATATCAGCTCCGGTAAACGCGCCTTTTTCGTAGCCAAATAACTCGGATTCCACCAGACTTTCCGGAAAGGATGCGCAATTCACCGCGATGAATGCGTCTTGCGCTCTTTTACTATGGCGGTGGATATATTTGGCCAAAACCTCTTTGCCTACCCCTGATTCTCCATATAACAGAACAGTACTGTCAGCCTGGGCAACCCGGTGCGCTAAAAGCAGCAATTGGCGCATTGCCGGGCTTTCTGCGACAACCGTTGTACTTTCCAGCACATAGTTGCGCAGGTAGTCTATTTCCCGCTTACGCCGGTTTATTATCTCCTTTTCTTCCTGGCTGGAACAGGTTTTCAATAAATCTTTTGGTCTGCCTGTCGTCAAAACCAGGCTGACATCGCCGTTTTCGTCAAGCACTGGGGTGCTGACCGACATCATTGTGAAATTCAATTTGGTTGTGAGCAGGCCGCTGACAACGCATTTTTTTTCTACTGCTTCCATGGCATAGGATTTATTATAATAACTTTTTTGGATCATATCGTTTATATTGGACTTTAAGAATTGGTCTAATGACATGCCGATAGTCATTGCCGCAGTGGAGTTGGACAGCAGGACGTTTCCCTGCCTGTCGGTGACAAAAATCGGATCCGGGAACTTGTCAAAAATTTGGGACAAAGCTTCTTTATTCATTGGGAAAGGAGGTTTTTTTCCTGATATTCCGGTCAATTGTTTCACCTCTTTTCGCTCCGGTATATACAAAGACGTACCTGTGTATACATAGGTCTGACTGCTAATCTACAAATTACACAATATATGCAGAATATTTAGGCAAAATATTGAGATTTCCTGCTGCTCGCGGAAAAAAGGCTTCATTTTTAGGAGCAAGCTCAGCAATGTACCGGAATAGGTAAATACAGCATTGGAAGTGGACGTGTAAATAATAAATCTATTACATATAACAGGAGGCAATAATATGGGAGAAGTAACGAAAGACACCATGACAGCAGAAGCGAGGCTTGTTGCTGCCGTCAATCTTCAGCCGGTAGACCGGGTTGTTTGCGCGCCGATTATCGAACAATACGCCGGACAGTTTGCCGGTATTACCAATAAAGAGTATATGTGGGACTGGGAAAAGGCGATGGCGGCTACGGAGAAGGTTTGGCAGGCCTTCCCTGTTTGGGACAGCAACGCGTATATGCTGCACGGCCGCTATGCGCCGGTCGGTCAAAAATGCGGGCCCGGACGGCTGAAAATGCCGGGCAGGGAGCTGGGCGACAACGCCCAGTATCAAATTGTGGAGTTTGAAGCCATGTTGCGTGAGGATTATGCCCTGGTCAAAGAGAAAGGGTTCATGGAATACCGGCTGACCTTTCTGGAGCGGGTCCACCAAGTCAGCCGGGAGGAAATAGCGGCTGCCCAGAAAGAAATGGCCAGGCTGCGGCAGGATGAGATCGACCATACCCTTCGGCGTGGTCAGAGCCTGACTTGGGGCGCCATCATGGGTGTCATTCCCTTTGACGGTTTTTCCATGATGCGTTCGATGGATAAGTTCTACAAGGATATGTTCCAAATAGGGGATCAACTGGAAGAACTGCTGTGGATTGTAAACGACGCGGTTATTGCAGGCTGCGAAGCGGCCGCCAGGCTGACCGGCAGCAACCGGGTATTTGTCGGCGCAGTCCGCGGGGCCGGCCAGTTTATCTCCGCAAGACACTTTGACCGGTTTGTCGGCCCATACATGAAAGTCATGGTCGAAAAGCTGGGGGAGAAAAACATCGTACCGATCCTGCACTGCGACGCCGACTGGACAAAAAACCTGGAATTTTTCCTTCAACTGCCAAAGGCCAAGTTTGTCCTCGAACTGGACGGCGCTACCGACATATTTAAAGCCTATGAAATTTTGAAGGGCCACTGCGCCATCAAGGGGGATGTGCCGGCGGCGCTGTTTACTGTTGCCTCGCCCGGTGAGCTGGATGACTACGCCAAAAAATTAATCAGTACATTCAAAAACGGTGAAGGGTTAATATACTCCTCAGGCTGCAACCTGCCTATGAACGCCAGACACGAAAACGTGAAAGCTTTTTTTGATGCTGTGGACAAATACGGCCGCTACAACTAATCCATGCGCAGAATTTACTTTTTGGGTCTGGTCTAGTTTGTTTATAATGCAACTGTCTCCTCCGTGGGAAGAACGCCTGCCTGACCAGAGAGTGTTTGGCAGGCGCTGTTTTTGTCCCGGCAGTTTGCCGTTTATTCGTCCCCGGCGGCCAACGGTCTGATATTCTGATATTTACTTTCATTGACAAGGCCGCCGGTATTGGCTGGTTGACTGCACTGCGCAAAAAAGGCTGCAAATTACCCCGTACAATTGTTCGATATTCATGGAGGAATCAGATATTCTATGGTATAATAAATAAGATTCATTAAATAATAATTTTTTAATGATAGTGAGGATTGCAGCGTGAAAGATAAGATTATCGTTAAAGGCGCCAGACAACATAACCTGAAAAATATTGACATAGAGATACCACGGGACCAATTGGTGGTCATTACCGGCCTGAGCGGCTCCGGCAAATCCTCATTGGCCTTTGATACCATCTATGCCGAAGGGCAGCGGCGCTATGTGGAGTCTCTGTCAGCTTATGCCCGCCAGTTTCTCGGCCAGATGGACAAGCCGGATGTAGACTATATCGAGGGCCTGTCCCCGGCCATTTCTATCGACCAGAAAACCACCAGCCGCAACCCCCGTTCCACCGTGGGTACGGTCACTGAGATCTATGACTACCTGCGGCTGTTGTTTGCCCGGGCTGGCCGGCCCCACTGCCCCCAGTGCGGCAAGCCTATCAGCCAGCAGACTGTAGAGCAGATAGTGGACCAGCTCATTACTTTGGGGGAAGGCGCCCGCCTGACCATTCTGGCGCCTTTGGTGCGGGGCAAGAAGGGCGAGCATGTGAAGCTGCTGGAAGAAGCCCGCAAGGACGGCTATGTTCGGGTAAGGGTGGATGGCGTCATCCGTGAACTGAGCGAAGAAATCCAGCTGGAAAAGAATAAAAAGCACACCATTGAAGTAGTGGTGGACCGGATTGTGATCCGGGAAGGCATCAATCGTCGTCTGGCTGATTCACTGGAAACCGCTCTTAATTTGAGTAAGGGGATTGTCAGTGTCGTAACCGGCGGCGGCAAAGAAGGGGAAGAATCGAAAGAGCTGATGTTCAGCCAGAACTTTGCCTGCGTGGATTGCGGCATCAGCCTGCCGGAGATCACCCCCCGCATGTTTTCCTTTAATAATCCCTACGGCGCCTGTCCGGACTGCACCGGCCTGGGCAATAACCTGGAGCTGGACCTGGCCCTGGTGATCCCTGACGGCAACAAAGCCCTGATTGACGGGGCGATTGAACCTCTGGGGAAAAATTTGAATTCCTGGTTTATGTGCCAGCTGGACGCTTTCGTGGCTCAACACGGTCATTCTCTGAATGACGCCTGGAACGGCCTGCCGGAGGACATGCGGCATCTGATCCTCTGGGGGGATGAAACCCGGAAGTATACCTTTACCTATGAAAACATGTACGGCGAGGAAAAAACCTATCACAGCACCTTTGAAGGGGTTATCCCCCTGTTAAACCGGCGCCACCGGGAAAGCAGCTCCGACTGGAGCCGGGATGAAATCGAAGAATACATGAGTTCCAAACCCTGCCCCACCTGCCGGGGAGCCCGGCTCAAGCCGGAAGTCCTGTCGGTGCTGGTGGGGGGCAAAAATATTTATCAGGTTACCTGTCTCACCGTCAGCGAGTGTCAGGCCTTCTTCACTTCCCTGGAACTGACCCAGCGGGAGCAGACCATTGCCTATCAGATTTTAAAAGAAATCCGGGCCCGCCTGGGCTTTCTCATCAATGTAGGACTGGATTACCTGACATTGGACCGGGCTGCCGGTACCCTGTCAGGGGGAGAGGCTCAGCGGATCCGGCTGGCCACCCAAATCGGCTCCGGCCTGGTGGGAGTGCTGTACATCCTGGACGAGCCCAGTATCGGCCTGCATCAGCGGGATAACAACCGTCTGCTGGATACTCTCAAAAAGCTGCGGGATGTAGGCAACACCCTGCTGGTGGTAGAACATGATGAAGACACCATGCGGATGGCCGATCATATTATCGATATCGGTCCTGTGGCCGGAGCTGGCGGCGGCCGCCTGATCGCTCAGGGTACCCTGGAGGATATCATGGCAACGCCGGAATCCATCACCGGCCAATACCTGTCCGGCAAACTGCGGATACCGCTGCCCCAGGTCCGGCGCAAGCCCAACGGCAAGTGGCTGGAAGTACTGGGCGCCCGGGAGAATAACCTGAAGGGTCTGAATGTGAAATTCCCTTTGGGCGTGTTTACCGCCGTCACCGGCGTATCCGGTTCAGGCAAAAGCACCCTGGTCAACGAGATCCTGTACAAGGGACTCGCCCACCGTTTGAACGGCAGCAAGGCACGGCCCGGCGATCACGACCAGATCCGGGGCATGGAGCACATCGATAAAATCATCGATATTGACCAGTCCCCTATCGGCCGCACTCCCCGCTCCAATCCGGCCACTTATACCGGCCTGTTTGACCTGATCAGGGAAGTGTTCAGCCAGACGCCGGAAGCCAAGATGCGCGGTTACAAGCCGGGCCGGTTTAGCTTCAACGTCAAGGGCGGGCGCTGCGAAGCCTGCCGCGGCGACGGCATCATCAAGATCGAAATGCATTTCCTGCCGGACGTATACGTGCCTTGCGAGGTCTGCAAAGGGGCCCGCTATAACCGGGAAACACTGGAAGTGAAATACAAAGGCAAAAGCGTTGCCCAGGTGCTGGATATGGTGGTGGACGAGGCGGTAGAATTCTTCGCCAACTTCTCCAAACTCAGCCGCAAACTGCAGGTTTTGCAGGATGTGGGCCTGGGCTACATGAAACTGGGCCAGCCGGCCACCACTCTGTCAGGGGGCGAGGCCCAGCGGGTCAAGCTGGCTACCGAACTGGCCCGGCGGGCCACCGGCAAAACCCTCTACATCCTGGATGAGCCCACCACCGGCCTGCACATGGCCGATGTCCACCGCCTGCTGGAAGTCTTGCAGCGGCTGGTAGACGCCGGCGATACCGTGCTGGTCATCGAGCATAACCTGGATGTCATAAAAACCGCTGACTATGTGATCGACCTAGGGCCGGAAGGGGGCAACCGGGGCGGCACGGTGATCGCCAAAGGCACACCGGAAGCAATCGCAGCCTGCGAGGACTCCTATACCGGGCAGTTTTTGCGGCCTCTGCTGCCGCAAGCCACCGGCAAGACCAAAAACCGCAAAACCAAATCAGCCTCGACTGAAACCAAGGCCGCCGGAGGGGTGCCTTCATGATCGAAACCGCGGTCCCTGTGGCGGAAAAGCTGGTTCACCTGCCTGACAAGCCAGGCGTATACCTGATGAAAAACAGCCAGGGGAAAATCATCTATGTAGGCAAGGCCGTCAACCTAAAAAACCGGGTCCGCTCCTACTTTCAATCCAGCCGCAATCATTCCCCGAAAGTTTTGTCCATGGTCAGCCGCATCGCTGACCTGGAATATATCATTACCGCCTCCGAGCTGGAAGCCCTGATCCTGGAATGCAACCTGATCAAGCAGCACCGGCCCAAGTACAATATCAGCCTGCGGGATGATAAAACCTACCCCTATATCAAAGTCACCCTGGGGGAGGACTATCCCCGCCTGTACATCACCCGCAAAGTGGCTAAGGACGGCTCCCGCTATTTTGGCCCCTATACCAATGTGGGCGCTGTCCATGAAACCCTGGGGCTGATCAAAAAACTGTTTCCCCTGCGCAGCTGTAAGAAACTGGATGCCAACCGGCCTTGTCTGCAGTTTCATATCAGGCGCTGCCTGGCCCCCTGTACTGGCAAGGTGGACAGCAAAACCTACCGGGAAATGATTCAGTCAGTGTGTCTCTTGCTGGAGGGACGCAGCGACACTGTGGTCAAAGAGCTGCGGCGTCAGATGCAGACTGCCTCCGGGAACCTTGAATTTGAGCGGGCGGCTAAGCTGCGGGATCAACTTATGGCCATTGAACAGGTAACCGAGAAACAAAATGTGATCACCGGCGCCGGCGATCAGGATGCCATCGGCCTGGCCCGCTCAGCCTTCGGCAGCTGCGTCCAGGTTTTTTCCATTCGCAGCGGCAAGCTCATCGGGCGGGAATACTTTTTCCTGGCTAATAGCGAGCACGAAGAGGACGATGCTCTGCTGACGGCCTTTATCCAGCAATATTACAACCAGGCAGGCTTCATCCCCCGGGAAGTGCTGCTGCCCCTGGAACTGGCGGAACAGGAACTCCTGGCGGAGTGGCTGACCGGGCTCAAAGGCGGCCGGGTTGCCCTGGAGATTCCCAAACGGGGCACCAAGAAGGACATCGTGAACATGGCGGCCGGCAATGCCGCTATTGTGCTGGAGGAGCAGGCCGCCAGACTGGCCAGTGAAGTCGCCCATACTCAGGGGGCTGTGACCGAACTGGCTGAGTATCTGTCCATACCGGCGCCGGAGCGGATTGAGTGCTACGATATCTCCCACATCCAGGGGGCTGAAACTGTGGCTTCCATGGTGGTATTTGAGGGGGGTCTGCCCAGCAAGAACGAATACCGGCGCTACAAACTGCGAACCGTGGAAGGAAAGCCGGATGATTTCCGTTCCATGCGGGAGGTTCTGAGCCGCCGTTTCCGGGACACGGAGGGTGTCCTGCCAGGGCTGGTCATTATCGACGGCGGCAAGGGCCAGTTGTCTTCGGCGCTGGAAATCATCCGGGGCCAAGGGTTGACCATGCCGGTAGTGGGGCTGGCCAAGGAATTTGAGTATATTTTCCGGGAGGGCATCAGCGATCCTCTGATTCTGCCGCGTCACTCCCAGGCGTTGTATTTGGTGCAGCGGATCCGTGACGAGGCCCACCGTTTCGCCATCACCTATCACCGTAAGCTGCGGTCCAAACGGAACATGGTCTCGGTGCTGGACCATGTGGAAGGCATCGGTCCCAAGCGACGCAAAGCCCTATGGGATCATTTCGGCAGCCTGGCTAAGATCAAAGCCGCCACAGTGGAAGATTTGGCCTCCGCCCCCGGCATGACCCAGCCGGCGGCGGAGGCGGTGCATGCCTTTTTTCGGCGGAAACCCGGGGAATAAGAACTATTGACTTTTTTATGCATAGATCGGCAAAATATTGCAATACTAACTATGTAAAGGGTCTGTAATGGTTGAGCCAAGAGTGGTATCGGGTCGTGAGGCTCGGTATCATTCGGCCAAAGATTGGCGTTGGGTCTGAAAGGGTTCGGCGTCAGTCGGCGGGCAGATCGTTATTTGTCTTGTAAGGCTGTACGGCAGCCCAACTGTTGTCGTGTGGTCAAAAGGGATGAGTGGCGGTCGAGCTAAGACTGTCAGGGGCGCCGGAAGTTTCCGGAAGCTTATGATTACGGGTCTGTTGCAGTCGGGAGATTGCAGCAGGTTCGTTAGGGGTCTTGGGCAGTCGAGCAAAGGTTCATGTCGGTTGTGTAATGCTTGTGCGTAGGCGAAAGTTTGCGTATAGGTATGTAATGATCGGCATGGGCTGTAGCGTAGATCATTGCGGGCTCTTTACGTAAGGGCTCTGAACAGCAGAGCACTTGACAGGCGGTCTTTTCCACGATACGGGAGAGGCCGTTTGTTTATTTTGCCGGCAGAGTTCACGGATTTTGCCAGAAGAACCAGCGCATAGCCGGCTATTAAATTACCATACTAAATAGTGTAAGGGGTTCGTAATGGTTGAGCCAAGAGTGATATCGGGTTGAAAGGCTCGGTGTCATTCGGCCAAAGATTGGCGTCGGGTCTGAAAGGGTTCGGCGTGAGTCGGCGGGCAGATCGTTATCTGTCTTGTAAGGCTGTACGGCAGCCCAACTGTTGTCGTGTGGTCGAAAGGGATGGCTGGCGGTCGAGCTAAGACTGTCGTGGGTTCCGGAGAGGTTTATTCCGGAAAACCGTTTAGGAAGGGTCTGTTGCAGTCGGGAGATTGCAGCAGGTTCGGCAGGTATCCGCGGCAGTCGAGCAAAGGTTTGTGCCGGTTGTGTAATGCTTGTGGGTAGTCGAAAGATTGCGTATAGGTATGTAATGATCGGTATAGGCTGTAGCGTAGATCATTGCGGGCTCTTTACCGTTACATAAAAAGATGCTTGCATCTTGGGGTTAAGAGGAAAGTAAGTCACTTTTCGGATAACCAGAGGGAGCTTTGAAATAGTAGGAATCCGAAAAGTGATACTTTCTGAGTCTGCATGCATAGGCCACGGTAAATGCCAGGAGGCAGGTACTGCGGTTTATTTTTTTGCCGCTAAAAATGCCGAAACTTTTTCTATAGTCAGGAATTTTCCCCTTGCGGTATAATATCATACAGGCGGACAAGCTCCGCTGGCTGCCGGCGGCAGTTCCGGACCGGCCGCTTAAAAGACGATGAGGTGACTTGACCGTGAACCTGCCAATCGAATCCACACTGCCGTCTATAAAAACAGCGCTGGCGTCCGCCTCCAATCTTGTATTGACTGCACCGCCCGGAGCCGGCAAGACTACCCGTGTTCCTTTGGCTCTCTTGGAGACACCCTGGCTGGCGGGACGCCGTATCCTGATGCTGGAGCCCCGGCGTCTGGCGGCCCGGGCAGCGGCCCGGTACATGGCGGCTTGCCTGGGGGAGCCGGTAGGCGAGACTGTGGGCTACCGGGTCAGATTAGAGACCCGGGTGAGTTCCCGTACCCGGATTGAAGTGGTGACCGAGGGGGTTTTGACCCGGCTGCTGCAGGCTGATCCGGCTCTGACCGATACAGGCATCGTTATTTTTGATGAGTTTCATGAGCGCAGCCTGCAGGCCGATCTGGGACTGGCCCTTTGTCTGCAGGCTCAGGAAGTATTAAGGCCGGATCTCAGACTGTTGGTGATGTCGGCTACCCTGGACGCCCAACCGGTGGCGGCTCTCATGGGCGGCGCAGCCGTTCTGGCGAGCCAGGGCCGGAGTTTTCCGACAGAGACGATTTATTGCAAAGATAAGATAGAAGGACGCATTGAACCGGCAGTGGCCCATACAGTGATTGAGGCGCTGAGCCGGCACAGCGGCGATGTGCTGGTGTTTTTGCCCGGAGAGGCGGAAATCAGACGAGTGCAGGCCCGGCTTCGGGAGATAGGGCTTGGCCCTGATGTCCGGCTTGCGCCCCTGTACGGCAATCTCCCATCGGCGGCTCAGGACCTGGCCTTACTGCCCTGTCCGGCCGGTGAGAGAAAGGTTGTGCTGGCCACGGCCATTGCCGAGACCAGCTTGACGGTAGAAGGAGTGCAGGTGGTGGTCGACAGCGGACTGATGCGGGTGCCCCGGTTTTCACCCCGGACCGGCATGACCCGGCTGGAGACCATAGGAGTTTCCCGGGCTGCGGCGGACCAACGGCGGGGCCGGGCCGGCCGATTGGGACCGGGGGTGTGCTACCGGCTGTGGACGAAGGAGGCGGATGCCCGCCTGGAGTCCAGCGCCAAGCCGGAAATACTGGAGGCCGATCTGGCGCCTCTGGCTTTGGAATTGGCGGCCTGGGGCGCAGCGGAGCCTGAAATTCTGCGCTGGCTGGATACACCGCCGGCCGGAGCCTTCAGCCAGGCCCGGCAGTTATTGAGGCGGCTGGGAGTTTTAGATGCCCAGGGAGCCATCACTTCCCACGGACAGAGCATAGCCGAACACGGCCTGCATCCCCGGCTGGCGCATATGATTCTGACTGCCATCCCTCACGGGCTGGGGAGTCTGGCCTGTGAATTGGCGGCTCTCCTGAATGGCCGGGATGTATTCGGCAGGACCGGCCAGCCGGATGCCGACCTGCGGCTGCGGCTGGAAGCAGTCCGCCGTTTTAAGGGAAAGGAAGGGGCAGGAAGGGATTCCGGCGAGATGGAGGCCGGCCAGCGGCGGGTGCTGGCTGAAATCCGCTATTGGCGCAGAAAATTTGCCATTCCGGCGGCGGAACAGGCGGATATCAGCGCCTGCGGGGCGGTATTGGCCATGGCTTATCCTGATCGGATTGGCCAGAAGCGGGAGAATGACCGTTTTCTCTTAAGCAATGGACGAGGCGCTTATTTTGCCTCGATTCAGCCTCTTTCCCAGGCGGCCTGGCTAGTAGCAGCCGAACTGGACGATCAGGGGCCGGAAAGCCGGATCTTGCTGGCGGCGCCCGTGGAGTTGGTGGATTTGCACCGTTATTTCGCCGGGGTCATCCGGGAGGTCACGTCGATTGTTTGGGACCGGACAGTTCAGGCGGTGCGGGCGCGCCAGGAAGTGAGACTGGGAGCTTTGGTCCTGAAGGATATCCTGCCGGACCGTCCGGAACCGGCGGCGGTTCAGACAGCCTTGCTGCAGGGAATCTCCCAGGAAGGGCTGGCGATTTTGCCCTGGACCAAGACAGCTTGCCAGTACCGGCAGCGGCTGCAGTTCATGCATTACCAGGACCCTTCCTGGCCAGACGTTTCCGACGCCGCCCTGGAGTCGGCGCTGGCCGACTGGCTGGGCCCTTATGTATACGGCATGAGCAAAGCCTCTGACCTGCAGCGCCTGAATCTGACGGCTATTTTGGAAAATCTTCTGACCTGGGAACAACGCCGTGAGCTGGAGGAGGCTGCTCCGGCCCGGATGGAAGTCCCCAGCGGCCAGAAGATTGCGGTGGATTACTCCGATCCGGCCTGCCCGGTGATGGCTGTAAAGCTGCAGGAACTGTTCGGCTTGGCCGAAACGCCCCATCTGGGCGGGGGCAAAGTCCCTCTGACCCTGCACCTGTTATCGCCGGCCCAGCGGCCGGTCCAGGTGACCCGAGACTTGGCTAGCTTTTGGCGGGAGACGTATTTTGCCGTCAAAAAAGATCTGATGGGGCGCTACCCAAAACACTATTGGCCGGAAGATCCGTGGAAGGCGGTACCAACCCACCGGACTCGCCCTCGGGGGGATCGTTGAGAAGGGCCCATCTGCGTCGTTTGCTCCTGCGGGCGCGCGCTTGCCGTACCCTTGCGAACGTACTGTCTGCGCGCGCGTCCTCGTCACACTATCAGAATTGTGACTTTTCGGAAGAGAGGTAGTAGCAGATGTCTTCTCATAAGCCGAAAAGTCACCTAAATTCTTCAGTATGGCAACGCAGGCGTTGCTTTTACCTAGCATCTGAACCCTTTTGAACGATCCCTGTTTCGAGGCTGAAGATGACTTTGGGGCAGTATTCTTTACAGAACTATACCTTTTAAGCTACAATAAAGGGGCATTTGTAAAAATATCACGCAGGAGCGGGAGCAACGATGAGCGTATTAACTGTAGAAAATGTCACTCACGGCTTTGGCGGCCGTCAGATTTTAGAGAATGCCTCTTTCCGGTTGTTAAAGGGAGAGCATGTGGGACTGGTGGGAGCTAACGGGGAAGGAAAATCCACCTTTCTTAACATTGTCACCGGACAGCTTATGCCGGACGCAGGCAAGGTGGAATGGTCAAACCGGGTTACGGTGGGCTATCTGGACCAGCATGCCGTCCTGGCCAAGGGCAAAACCATCCGGGATGTTCTGCGGGAAGCTTTTCAGCAGATGTATGACCTGGAGGCCGAAATGCTGTCTATTTATGACAAAATGGGAGACGTCTCACCGGAGGAACTGGACCGACAAATGCAGGACGTGGGCGAGATCCAGGAAATGCTGGAGCATGGCGGCTTTTATATGATTGATGCCAAGATTGAAGAAATAGCCAACGGCCTGGGCCTGGGGGAAGTCGGCCTGGACCGGGATGTAACCGACCTGAGCGGCGGCCAGAGGACCAAAGTGTTGCTGACCAAGCTGCTGCTGCAGAATCCCACGATATTAATCCTGGACGAGCCTACCAACTATCTGGATGTGGAGCATATCGAATGGCTCACACGATATCTTAGGGACTATGAAAACAGCTTCATTCTGGTTTCTCATGATATTCCTTTCCTCAATGCGGTGGTCAATGTTATCTACCATGTGGAAAACACCGTACTGACCCGTTATACCGGCGACTACGAACAGTTCCAGCAAATGTACGCCGTGAAAAAGAGTCAGGAGCAGCGGGCCTATGAGCGCCAACAGCAGGAAGTCGAGAAAATGGAAGACTTTATTGCCCGCAACAAGGCCCGGGTGGCCACCCGGGGCATGGCCAACAGCCGGCAGAAACGGCTGGATAAGATGGAGATGCTGGAAAAACCGCGGGAAAAGCCCAAACCGGTATTCCAGTTCCGGGAAGCCAGGACACCGGGCCGGTTTGTGGTGGAAGCCAAGGATCTGGTGCTGGGCTATGACGAACCTCTTACCAAGCCGGTGAATATTGCCCTGGAACGGGGCCGCAAGGTGGCCATACGGGGCACTAACGGCCTGGGAAAGTCCACTCTGCTAAAGACTATTTTAGGGATCATTCCGCCGGTTTCCGGTCAGGTGACTCTGGGCGATTACCTGCAGCCAGGCTATTTTGAGCAGGAGTCCAGCCGTCATAACAGCAGCACAGCCCTGGATGAGGTCTGGAACGAATACCC
The Acetonema longum DSM 6540 DNA segment above includes these coding regions:
- the hrpB gene encoding ATP-dependent helicase HrpB: MNLPIESTLPSIKTALASASNLVLTAPPGAGKTTRVPLALLETPWLAGRRILMLEPRRLAARAAARYMAACLGEPVGETVGYRVRLETRVSSRTRIEVVTEGVLTRLLQADPALTDTGIVIFDEFHERSLQADLGLALCLQAQEVLRPDLRLLVMSATLDAQPVAALMGGAAVLASQGRSFPTETIYCKDKIEGRIEPAVAHTVIEALSRHSGDVLVFLPGEAEIRRVQARLREIGLGPDVRLAPLYGNLPSAAQDLALLPCPAGERKVVLATAIAETSLTVEGVQVVVDSGLMRVPRFSPRTGMTRLETIGVSRAAADQRRGRAGRLGPGVCYRLWTKEADARLESSAKPEILEADLAPLALELAAWGAAEPEILRWLDTPPAGAFSQARQLLRRLGVLDAQGAITSHGQSIAEHGLHPRLAHMILTAIPHGLGSLACELAALLNGRDVFGRTGQPDADLRLRLEAVRRFKGKEGAGRDSGEMEAGQRRVLAEIRYWRRKFAIPAAEQADISACGAVLAMAYPDRIGQKRENDRFLLSNGRGAYFASIQPLSQAAWLVAAELDDQGPESRILLAAPVELVDLHRYFAGVIREVTSIVWDRTVQAVRARQEVRLGALVLKDILPDRPEPAAVQTALLQGISQEGLAILPWTKTACQYRQRLQFMHYQDPSWPDVSDAALESALADWLGPYVYGMSKASDLQRLNLTAILENLLTWEQRRELEEAAPARMEVPSGQKIAVDYSDPACPVMAVKLQELFGLAETPHLGGGKVPLTLHLLSPAQRPVQVTRDLASFWRETYFAVKKDLMGRYPKHYWPEDPWKAVPTHRTRPRGDR
- a CDS encoding ABC-F family ATP-binding cassette domain-containing protein, whose amino-acid sequence is MSVLTVENVTHGFGGRQILENASFRLLKGEHVGLVGANGEGKSTFLNIVTGQLMPDAGKVEWSNRVTVGYLDQHAVLAKGKTIRDVLREAFQQMYDLEAEMLSIYDKMGDVSPEELDRQMQDVGEIQEMLEHGGFYMIDAKIEEIANGLGLGEVGLDRDVTDLSGGQRTKVLLTKLLLQNPTILILDEPTNYLDVEHIEWLTRYLRDYENSFILVSHDIPFLNAVVNVIYHVENTVLTRYTGDYEQFQQMYAVKKSQEQRAYERQQQEVEKMEDFIARNKARVATRGMANSRQKRLDKMEMLEKPREKPKPVFQFREARTPGRFVVEAKDLVLGYDEPLTKPVNIALERGRKVAIRGTNGLGKSTLLKTILGIIPPVSGQVTLGDYLQPGYFEQESSRHNSSTALDEVWNEYPGMTNFEVRAALARCGLTTEHITSQMMVLSGGENAKVRLCKLMLKDVNWLVLDEPTNHLDAEAKAELQRALREYKGTVLLVSHEPDFYAGWVTDVWNVEEW